A window of the Microvirga terrae genome harbors these coding sequences:
- the dapB gene encoding 4-hydroxy-tetrahydrodipicolinate reductase, producing MSVRITLAGSTGWVGKALVAAIAASDDLVLAGAVSRSAAGQDAGEAVGLARLGVPVSATLEEALEAPSDVVIDYTKPGAVKAHALTALAQGRHVVVGTSGLSAEDYAEIDRRALEAERGVLAAGNFSITATLLRRFALEAARYVPDVEVIDYASAKKPDTPSGTARELAELLSEVRLPATSKPIEDLTGVKETRGGSLGGKEPVQVHSLRMPSFVLSCEAVFGADNERLVIRHDAGASAAPYVAGTLLAARRVLSFIGLKRGLDAVMD from the coding sequence ATGTCAGTTCGGATCACCTTGGCGGGATCGACCGGCTGGGTCGGCAAGGCCCTCGTGGCGGCCATCGCCGCCTCCGACGATCTCGTGCTTGCGGGAGCGGTCAGCCGCAGCGCGGCAGGCCAGGATGCTGGCGAAGCTGTCGGGCTTGCCCGCCTCGGGGTGCCGGTCAGCGCCACGCTGGAGGAGGCCCTGGAGGCCCCGTCCGACGTGGTGATCGACTACACCAAGCCCGGCGCGGTCAAGGCCCATGCCCTGACGGCGCTTGCCCAGGGGCGGCATGTGGTCGTCGGCACGTCCGGGCTTTCCGCCGAGGATTACGCCGAGATCGACCGTCGGGCGCTCGAGGCCGAGCGCGGGGTGCTCGCGGCCGGCAACTTCTCGATCACCGCGACCCTGCTCCGCCGCTTCGCCCTGGAAGCGGCCCGCTACGTCCCGGACGTGGAAGTCATCGACTACGCCTCCGCCAAGAAGCCCGATACGCCCTCGGGGACCGCCCGGGAGCTGGCGGAGCTCCTGAGCGAGGTGCGCCTGCCGGCCACGTCGAAGCCGATCGAGGACCTGACCGGGGTTAAGGAAACCCGCGGGGGCTCCCTGGGCGGGAAGGAGCCGGTCCAGGTCCATTCGCTGCGCATGCCGTCCTTCGTGCTCTCCTGCGAGGCCGTGTTCGGGGCGGACAACGAGCGGCTGGTGATCCGCCACGATGCGGGCGCCTCGGCGGCTCCCTATGTGGCCGGCACCCTGCTGGCGGCCCGTCGCGTTCTGTCCTTCATCGGCTTGAAGCGCGGCCTCGACGCCGTGATGGACTGA
- a CDS encoding acyl-CoA dehydrogenase produces MAGAQDYAKLKWDDPLLLDDLLTDDERMIRDTARAYAQEKLLPRVIEAYREEKTDRSIFNEMGALGLLGVTLPEDYGCAGASYVAYGLVAREVERVDSGYRSMMSVQSSLVMYPIYAYGSEEQRRRYLPKLASGEFVGCFGLTEPDAGSDPAGMKTRAVRTDGGYRLSGSKTWISNSPIADVFVVWAKSEAHDNQIRGFVLEKGMKGLSAPKIGGKLSLRASITGEIVMDGVEVGEDALLPNVSGLKGPFGCLNRARYGISWGSLGAAEDCWHRARQYTLDRKQFDRPLAATQLVQKKLADMMTEITLGLHASLRVGRLFDEGRVAPEMISLVKRNNCGKALEIARQARDMHGGNGIQEEYHVMRHAQNLETVNTYEGTHDVHALILGRAQTGLQAFF; encoded by the coding sequence ATGGCTGGTGCTCAGGACTACGCGAAGCTCAAGTGGGACGACCCGCTCCTCCTCGACGATCTCTTGACGGATGACGAGCGCATGATCCGCGATACGGCTCGCGCCTATGCCCAGGAGAAGCTCCTGCCGCGGGTGATCGAGGCCTATCGTGAGGAGAAGACCGATCGCTCGATCTTCAACGAAATGGGCGCATTAGGGCTTCTCGGTGTGACCCTGCCCGAGGATTACGGCTGCGCAGGCGCCTCCTACGTGGCCTACGGCCTCGTCGCACGCGAGGTCGAGCGGGTTGATTCCGGCTATCGCTCGATGATGAGCGTGCAGTCCTCCCTCGTCATGTACCCGATCTATGCGTATGGCTCCGAGGAGCAGCGCCGGCGATACCTCCCGAAGCTCGCTTCCGGCGAGTTCGTGGGCTGCTTCGGCCTCACGGAACCGGATGCGGGATCCGATCCGGCCGGCATGAAGACCCGCGCGGTCAGAACCGATGGCGGCTACCGGCTGAGCGGTTCGAAGACGTGGATCTCCAACTCTCCGATCGCGGATGTCTTCGTGGTCTGGGCTAAGTCGGAGGCTCACGACAACCAGATCCGCGGCTTCGTTCTGGAGAAGGGCATGAAGGGCCTCTCCGCGCCGAAGATCGGCGGCAAGCTCTCCCTGCGTGCCTCCATCACCGGCGAGATCGTCATGGACGGCGTCGAGGTGGGCGAGGATGCGCTGCTGCCCAATGTGTCGGGTCTGAAAGGCCCGTTCGGCTGCCTCAACAGGGCCCGATACGGCATTTCCTGGGGTTCCCTAGGCGCTGCGGAGGATTGCTGGCACCGGGCGCGCCAATATACCCTCGACCGCAAGCAGTTCGACCGGCCGCTCGCCGCAACGCAACTCGTGCAGAAGAAGCTGGCTGATATGATGACCGAGATCACGCTCGGCCTGCACGCCTCGCTTCGTGTCGGTCGCCTCTTCGACGAGGGCCGCGTCGCGCCGGAGATGATCTCGCTGGTCAAGCGCAACAATTGCGGCAAGGCTCTGGAGATCGCCCGTCAGGCCCGCGACATGCACGGCGGAAATGGTATCCAGGAGGAATATCATGTCATGCGCCATGCGCAGAACCTGGAGACCGTGAACACCTACGAGGGCACGCATGACGTGCACGCCCTGATTCTGGGCCGCGCGCAGACGGGCCTGCAGGCGTTCTTCTGA